Below is a window of Carassius gibelio isolate Cgi1373 ecotype wild population from Czech Republic chromosome B23, carGib1.2-hapl.c, whole genome shotgun sequence DNA.
tagttttactGCATGTTATTTTGTGTTATAAAGATGCattcatgaaaatgtaatttgtcTGTCAATCCTTATTACCATATTTTGAAACCATGAATGTAGGTATTTTACATGAAAAGAATGACATTACTTGGTGTTTTGCTTTCATTGAATTGCATGTATGCAACATTAATGAATGTTCCGTCTGGCTCTGATTACCTGCGAGAAACATCTGACCATTTGCAGCTTGCTaatttctctctttctcgctccGTCTCAGATCTTGCCCACATGGCTTGCCCCAAACCTCATCACATTTACAGGATTCATGTTCCTGGTACTAACCTTCACCTTGCTGTCCTTTTTCGACTTTGACTTTTATGCCTCAGGTGAGGTCAATAAactgtttgtatgtttgttttggttttgatgtgCTAGTGAGAGAGTATTGTGGGTAAGCACTCTTTCTCAAAGCTTAGAGACTTTAAAACATTTGTTGACATGGATCAAGGTCTCAATTCCAGCTCATCATTCTTTTAGTTATCAACTAACCATCTGTTAATAGACAGCTACACCTGTACAAACAGCAGCtttctcacatatacacacactgtacATGCAGTGCTGTGGAGTAAATCATTCAAACATGTTCTGcttacaaaaaattttttttagtccTATTAACACATCTGATTCCATTAGGtagaaataaagacaaaacatatTGAAGTCATAGTGTTTTTCACTGATGTGTAGCATTGAAAAGTTCAATTCATTCttcataaatgaacaaaaaaattagGTATTTTTATGGGTATGTTTTATAGCGATTCATTTAGGTAAATGCTGCTGTAAACTATTTTTGgacttattttaaatgacaaattattacattacataattaaTTGAGCACATTATTTATGTTATGTATGTATCTaggtttaatttttaaagtaatttgttaaatattttcaaGTTCGATGCTGTTATCCTAATTGATATTGTACCTACTTGTAAACGGCATTGATTACTTTGTGGGTGTTGTTTTGTGGCACAGGGAAAGGCCATACACATGTGCCAAGCTGGGTGTGGATAGCTGCTGGTTTGTTCAATTTTCTGGCCTATACCTtaggtaagtgttttttttttttgttttttgtttttaaatagtaCTAATGTTAATTGACCCATTTTCTGTCAGCTAGTGGTCTTAATTTTGTGAATCATTTTGCTAAATCGGTTTATTTGTGTGTAAGTCGCATTTCAGTAGtattgtttgattaatattatcaGCAAAACATATCTTATTTTTAGTCCTACTTGTGTACATTTATAAACCTATTGACATATCCTATATACTTTATTAATTCACTAGCCATTTAGCCAAGAAGGACATTTGACTGTAATACAGCCACAGAAGacacatttgcatattaaaaatatgaacaCTTAGCAAATTTGCAGAGGCTTGCTTCTTAATACTGTAGATTTTTAAGGGAAGAGCTGTGAACATTATGTCTAGGATCCAGAGAACCTCTGAAACATTATGTGAATGTGGTAGGCAGATTGGAAACATGtttgtgtgagaatgtgtgtatGCTTGCATATATGACTCTGAAATATATCTTgtcttgtgtgtgtatatgcagatGGTGTGGATGGCAAACAGGCTCGGAGAACAAACTCCAGCACTCCGCTGGGTGAGCTGTTTGACCACGGCCTGGACAGCTGGGCATGTGTGTTCTTCGTCGCTACAGTGTACTCTGTGTTTGGACGCGGAGAGTCTGGTGTCAGCGTGGTGACGCTGTATTATCTGTTATGGGTCGTGCTGTTTTCCTTCATACTGTCTCACTGGGAGAAGTACAACACTGGGATTTTGTTCCTGCCCTGGGGCTACGACATTAGTCAAGTGGTAATTTATTACCTAAAGATAAGCacatgaaaagaaaatgtttttatatactattaaaatataaccataaactatatatattatacaatattaatattatattagtaatatgtaataatatacaaaagtatactaatgtataaataatttagcTTGTAATAATAGTCTccaatataatatgaatatatatatgtgtgtgtgtgtgtgtgtgtgtacccccccctccaaaaaaaaacattttatacattataaaagttttactgtcattttatAAGCAATgtaatgaatccttgctgaataaaaccatacattttaaggaataagtaaaaaagaaatcatactgaccccaaactttgagcagttttgtattttaaaatatagaataaataatTCTTGAGGATAGAACATGTCACACACCGCACATGGAAACTGCAGTGGTACTTGAATGGAAATAAATTTTACAGTTaatattaatgtctttttttcccccatctcTATACCAGACTATCTCTGTCGTGTACATAGTAACAGCGGTGGTTGGTGTGGAAACATGGTACAAGCCTGTCATTGGGAATGTTCATTACAGAAATCTCTTCACTGTTCTGATTGTTGGTGAGTGAACTCTGCCCTATCTTTGACAGTTAATACTTCAGATGctgtgttttcattttcttttaagcCAAACTTGCAAATTAAACGATGATCTGATttcctcattcattcatttatttattttaaacaggttGTTTATTTGTTGTCACACTACCAATGAGCCTCTACAATGTCTTTAAGTAAGTTTAATTCCAGGCCCCTTGTGCCTTGGACTACATAAAAATGACTCGTACCGTGTAGCTTACTGATACACTATTAAACAATGAATGCTTTGGAACAGGGATATTTGTTCTCACTCTTTCTCTGTATTATTATAGGGCGTACCGTAATAACACCCTGAAGCACAGCTCAGTGTATGAGGCCTTGTTACCGTTTTTCTCTCCCGTCCTCCTGTTTGTGCTGTCTACACTGTGGATCAGTCTCTCTCCTACAGACATAATCGAGAAGCAACCCAGAATCTTTTATCTCATGGTGGGAACAGCCTTCTCCAATGTTACTGTGAGTGTAATCAGTCTTCTAGCTCTCTGCTGTAGATAAACAAGTTGTGCAGCCATGACAATGGATGTCTTTCAGTTCCATTCGAAACATCTTGTCAGATGTCTGCTCCTGacatgtgctctctctctctctctctctctctctctctctctctctctcagtgcaaGCTCATTGTGTGCCAGATGAGTAATACTCGATGCAAGCCACTGAGTTTGCTGTTGTTGCCGATGACAGCTGTGGTGTTGCTAGTGATAACTGGGACTTTGCAGGATGGAGAAATTACTGTCCTTTACATATGGACCGCCATAGTCCTCCTCACTCACATACACTATGGAGTATCAGTTGTAAGTAAAGTCACACAGACTGCTCATTTGTTCTTTAGTCATGAAGAATCTTTAAATTTACCATAAGATTGTTATATATTAAActactacttataataataaagtgtgtgtgtgtgtgtgtgtatgtacgtatgtatatacatacatacacacatacatacatacatacagacacacacacacacacacacacacacactttattattataagtagtagTTTAATATATAACAACTACTACTATATATAACACATACTATTCCTTTTTGCTCATCagggctgcattcatttgatcagaaatttgtgaaatattattgtataattgtactattttaatatactttaaaatataatttattcctgtggagcaaagctgaattttcatcattttcagccttgcatgatgcttcagaaatccttctaatatgctgatttataatcAAGGTTTTAAACCgttgtcctgcttaatattttttgagcctgtgatgcttttttcaggatcctttgataaataaaaagaacagtgtttatttacaacagaaatgttgttacaatatacactactactatgcaaaagtttggggttcATAATATTTTTccgttcctttaaaaaaaaaaaaaaaaaaaaaggaaagaaattaatacttttattcagccagGATGTGTTAATTGGAAAATggaaaagtgatagtaaagacttatattattaatactagaatttttttaaaaactttttattcatttactatcctaataatatataataaatattatgtaattatctTTTGCAACAGTCATGTTTTTATGCGCAAGCACACAATATTTCTCATTatggtcttatttatttatttttctgtctcaTTGTGCAGGTGAAGCAGCTGAGTGATCATTTCAACATATACGCTTTCTCACTAAAGAAACCCAATTCAGATTGACAAGACGAGGAGAAAATCGGCCTGAAGGCTGCTGAGGTTTAAGCTATCTCTGCATGCTCTTCAGCTAGCCGACTCTCACCAATCACCAAGGAGACACTGCTAACAACAGAAAACCAAATTGTACTGACCAAATGCGCCACCTTATTCTGAGGATGCTGCTCAATCAACAAATAAATGGAGCTGCACCACAGGGTCCACTGATCCCTGAGGCAGAGCTGCACCACAGGACCCACTGTCCCCAGAGGTGAAGCTGCACCATAGGATATGTTGGGCTCGGACACACAATTACACCATGGGACTCAATAGCTCAGAAAAACAGGACCCATTGAGCCCAGGATCTACATTGCCTCGACCTTGTAGCTGTGTATCAGGGCCCATTCTTCCCAGAAAAAGCTGTATCGTGTTGCTCACTCCGAGCCGAGACAATTTGGTTGCTTGGTATCCTTGAAGCTGGGGTTTTTGCTTGTTTCCTAAGGAAATGTGCTTTTCAGCAGAGATACTAGGAGCCTTGAATGGTTAATCTCACTTACACGCTCTCAGATAAGTCACGCGCAAACCACATGATGATGATTACACACATATGATGATGTGATGAATGTCTTAAGCCTATTCGATTTGaagattttatttacatttaattttggcCTCAACTGCTCAATTTGGGGAGTTTTCTTTTTTCCAGTAACAGgcattattaaattatgtttctATAATGCACAGTATAAGCCAGCTGTGAAAACGGTCTAATTTTCAGTTAATATCAAACTTGTACATATGTATGAGAGAACGGGGATGTTAGATGCTTATTTAAATCTATGGTGCTTTTGTTGATCTCTACAATAATGCAAAATTGTAATAATGACATGAGACAAACTTAAACAACCACATATAGCTATCTATAATATCACAGCTCAAACCACAACCTCATCTGACCGATTTGAATTTGTATAACTACTTCAACTgggatatttgtttgttttcgttTCCTTTTACACTGGTGATGGTGTGTCCGCGTGccgattttcattttcttctggTTCTCTTTTTATTTGCTTCACTAGTCGgcttttattaagtttatttgtTCTTGAATGAAGAGTGCACTTCAAACCCTGAACAGGAGAGGGTGCACTTGGAGTGAGCGAGTCAAACCTCGCTCCGTCTGTAAACATGATAAAAGCACTAGTCTGTGTGCCACCGACATGTCCGTTAAACCTGCAGACTGCAGGTGTCATGGTCTGCATCAAGCTCATTCCAGCATTTAGTCGgtttttctgttcttttgtttCGTTTACGTATCTTACTTTCTGTTTGGTGGACTGAGGGCTTATATAGGTACCGgtaataagatttttatttttttttactttcaatggTTGTCTGAAGTGTATTGTGTGAgttgaatgtacagtatgtgtaaatatatggatgagtgagtgtgtgtgtatgcgcgcgcatatgtactgtatgtatatatctgTGTATGTTTTACGCTTATACACTCACTCTAGAAACCTCATGCCTCCATAATATATGTCCTGTTTCTCTGAAATGAGACCCggttaaataatgtttaaacatGTACAGTCTATTCATGCTGTTATAACATTGTATTGCTGTTCAtcttgcttttattattttatcttcatAATATAACAGGATGCATATTTCTTATCCTCCAAATACCTGTTTCACATTAATTGAGAAATGACATGGCTAAAAAATCTACATACTTTAGCTGCTAGTCCCAAGTAACGTCTGTCTTTGTTATTACATCAGTATCTAATTACTGTCCAGCAATatgttatttgttaaaaaaactaCGTGATGACACTCACTTCTAAGGGCACTCCTGCAAAATTTAGAGCAGAAAGCTTTTAGCCAGAAGATGGCGCTTTTCTTTTTATGCAGTAGAACATAGAGTCTGATGGTAGTGCCTCTGAGGGTCAAAATCActaggcaaataaaaaaaaaatgtagtgcaCAGAATATTCGAGGCTGCTGCTGTCAGTGTGGCTGCTtgatgtgttttgtttgtgtcaCTATTATCctcatcatttttaaaataaaccacTCTTAAATGTGACCATTTTGTTTGCAGGAGGTCTCTTATCAAGTGCTGTATAACTGCATTTGTGTGATGCTTCGGAGAACAAGCAATTTTAAAGTGGGGTGAAACCTCTTAAACCTCTGCATATTGTAAAACAAAATCCATCCATGTTGTAACATTATCTTGTGCTGCCCCATTAAATGTAAGTGTATCCACAGTATCATTTTGTCCTATTGCAGATTTTGAAACTCCAGTCCCAGGACAGACAGGATTTCACTCGGAACCCTTATTGTAAAAGACAATACCATTGCATTGcacattttggaatttttttctttagttaagcaactttttttatataaaaaaatatatgtgtatcTCATTAGAGGAAATGTGAAGGTGAGTTGTCAAGAGAACCAAGTAGACATTGTGCCCTTTTGCTTCAGTCAGGACTTTTTTTGTCAGCCAAACCCCTTGGACATTAACCAACATAACACATTTAGCGTTTTTaagcaaatgttttattttgaacattatttacaaaattattattattatttttacattgaatttACATCATTTGCAAAACGTTTTGTTATATCGCCATGTGAACTGCATTATGATTAGCTTTCATAGATGGAGTTTAAAGTGGACTCGAACCTTAATTTAGTTGTGAAAGTTTCTCAGTCCACATTATTCACACTTGTGTTATTAGGAACCAaacttaatattttcaatatttcataATTAGTTTAAATTACaatgttgtaaataaaaatacaactacaGTGTTTCATTTTACACATTCATGTCTTAAATTCTTCCTTCAAACCTTCAAACTCTTGagcttttaatgtttaaaattcaaactttttattttagcaGAATACTGCTGAAATGCTGTAAACCTTTATCTAAAAAGTGTTGGAAATTATGTGTATATTGTGCTTCCAAATGCATGTTAAACTTAGCACATGGAGAGATGAAGTTTGCTTTATTTACTGTTAACTCTTTGCTCTGAGAGACACTGacatttatgacatttaaaatgaaaagaaaagcacATGACTTGTGGCTAAGTATGGTGTTCCATGCTTCATTCACTTCCTCCACCAACAATCCCTGCCAGTACTGAGACTTGAACctactctaaccattaggccacgactggcCCCAGcacaaaatttgtatttattattgctCTTTGATATCGTTCTGTGAAGTAAGTTTCATGATCCTGAGATATTTACATGTATGCAATTGGTAGAAGCtagatgcataaatgtaaatttacgtTTATTTGAATGATTCTGTGATGTTTTTACACCACGTAAATAATTTGTTAACTTGTgtctataatataaatacatgcacagatagatagatagatctacaTGTGTTACATACAGTCAGCATTGATCTTGTACAGGAGTTTGACTATAGTGAGCTGTGACATTCAACGTGTACATGCAGTGTTGTTACATTCGGGATAGTCCTGTTCCTAAACTGACAGTTAATCGGAGGTTGCATGAATTAAAGAACGACAGCGTCAGTGTAATGTTCTTGGAGCGCAGTCCGTTTTGTGCGTGGCTGACCTGGTGCCTCGAGCGGTATGGCAAGCCAAAAGGGTCAGAATTACGCCTAGATTAAACGCGTTTGCATAcaaaacgccgttttttacggCGTTTAAAACGGTATTAGCGCCGTCAAATACGCCGTCCTTATAGcagacgccgtaaaaaacgcgcGTAAACCGTAAAAAACGCCGCAAAAAACGGCGTTTTAGTGTTTGTAACGTTTTCCTTGtagtataatgagccacgcccGCTGATTTCCACAGCCAGTAATAATGAACTGTTCTCACCCAATCAAAGACGAACAGAACCAGACCAGACTAATTTACCACAGATCGTTTAAGCGGAAGAAGTGCCTGTGAACTGATAGGAATATtaagtaactttttatatattttaatcgcTACAAACATTGAACATAGGCCGATTACACATCTTTATCCTACTTGAATgtaactgttaattatttaacaattacaaACCCTAGTTTATATATCATTTACTACCCAAATACcttttatgtatatacataaagTGCTGGTTCGAAATA
It encodes the following:
- the selenoi gene encoding ethanolaminephosphotransferase 1, which gives rise to MKEHSSGVVTPLRRRRSRAALRILYADTVVNFGPSQSSAAVIMALYHYVTQEQLSGFDKYKYSAVDSNPLSIYVMHPFWNSVVKILPTWLAPNLITFTGFMFLVLTFTLLSFFDFDFYASGKGHTHVPSWVWIAAGLFNFLAYTLDGVDGKQARRTNSSTPLGELFDHGLDSWACVFFVATVYSVFGRGESGVSVVTLYYLLWVVLFSFILSHWEKYNTGILFLPWGYDISQVTISVVYIVTAVVGVETWYKPVIGNVHYRNLFTVLIVGCLFVVTLPMSLYNVFKAYRNNTLKHSSVYEALLPFFSPVLLFVLSTLWISLSPTDIIEKQPRIFYLMVGTAFSNVTCKLIVCQMSNTRCKPLSLLLLPMTAVVLLVITGTLQDGEITVLYIWTAIVLLTHIHYGVSVVKQLSDHFNIYAFSLKKPNSDUQDEEKIGLKAAEV